One part of the Flavobacterium johnsoniae UW101 genome encodes these proteins:
- a CDS encoding DUF3341 domain-containing protein → MSNKVIYAIYNDDDVLMNAVKKTRAAHHHIEEVFTPFPVHGLDKAMGLAPTRLAICAFLYGCVGISVATTMMSYIMIHDWPQDIGGKPSFSFIQNMPSFVPIMFEMTVFFAAHLMVITFYMRSRLWPFKQAENPDVRTTDDHFLIEVAVNDNEAELVSFFEGTGAVEVKVIEKN, encoded by the coding sequence ATGAGTAATAAAGTTATATACGCCATTTATAATGACGATGACGTTTTGATGAATGCAGTAAAGAAAACTAGAGCTGCTCATCATCATATTGAAGAGGTTTTTACTCCATTCCCAGTTCACGGATTGGATAAAGCTATGGGACTAGCACCAACAAGATTAGCAATATGCGCTTTTTTATACGGATGTGTTGGTATTTCTGTTGCAACAACAATGATGAGTTATATCATGATTCACGATTGGCCGCAGGATATTGGAGGTAAACCAAGTTTTAGTTTCATCCAAAATATGCCTTCTTTTGTGCCAATTATGTTTGAGATGACGGTGTTCTTTGCAGCTCACTTAATGGTAATCACTTTTTACATGAGAAGTAGATTATGGCCATTTAAACAAGCTGAGAATCCTGATGTAAGAACAACAGATGACCATTTCTTAATTGAAGTTGCTGTAAACGATAACGAAGCAGAACTTGTTTCTTTTTTCGAAGGCACTGGAGCTGTTGAAGTTAAAGTAATTGAAAAGAATTAA
- the nrfD gene encoding NrfD/PsrC family molybdoenzyme membrane anchor subunit: protein MSSHYEAPIRKPLVIGDKSYHDVTVDVAAPVEGPANKQWWIVFTIALVAFLWGLGCIIYTVSTGIGTWGLNKTVGWAWDITNFVWWVGIGHAGTLISAVLLLFRQRWRMAINRSAEAMTIFSVVQAGLFPIIHMGRPWLAYWVLPIPNQFGSLWVNFNSPLLWDVFAISTYLSVSLVFWWTGLLPDFAMLRDRAITPFNKRVYSILSFGWSGRAKDWQRFEEVSLVLAGLATPLVLSVHTIVSMDFATSVIPGWHTTIFPPYFVAGAVFSGFAMVNTLLIVMRKVSNLEAYITLQHIELMNIIIMITGSIVGVAYITELFVAWYSGVEYEQYAFLNRATGPYWWAYWSMMTCNVFSPQFMWFKKLRTSIMFSFIISIVVNIGMWFERFVIIVTSLHRDYLPSSWTMFSPTFVDIGIFIGTIGFFFVLFLLYSRTFPVIAQAEVKTILKGTGDNYIRERANKDSHHE, encoded by the coding sequence ATGTCGTCTCATTACGAAGCACCCATTAGAAAACCTTTAGTTATAGGTGATAAATCATATCACGATGTAACTGTAGATGTGGCAGCGCCTGTTGAAGGACCTGCAAATAAACAATGGTGGATTGTATTTACAATCGCATTAGTAGCCTTCCTTTGGGGGTTAGGTTGTATAATTTACACCGTATCTACCGGTATCGGAACATGGGGATTAAACAAAACAGTTGGTTGGGCTTGGGATATTACTAACTTCGTTTGGTGGGTTGGTATTGGTCACGCTGGAACTTTGATTTCTGCAGTACTTTTACTTTTCCGTCAGCGTTGGAGAATGGCTATTAACCGTTCTGCGGAAGCTATGACCATTTTCTCGGTAGTTCAGGCAGGTTTATTTCCAATCATTCACATGGGGCGTCCATGGTTAGCATACTGGGTTTTACCTATTCCAAATCAATTTGGATCTTTATGGGTAAACTTTAACTCACCATTGCTTTGGGACGTATTCGCGATTTCAACTTATCTTTCAGTATCATTAGTATTCTGGTGGACTGGTTTATTGCCTGATTTCGCTATGCTTCGTGATAGAGCTATTACTCCATTTAACAAAAGAGTTTATTCTATCCTAAGTTTTGGATGGAGCGGTAGAGCTAAAGATTGGCAGCGTTTTGAAGAAGTATCTTTAGTATTAGCTGGTTTAGCTACACCTCTTGTACTTTCTGTACACACAATTGTATCTATGGACTTTGCTACTTCTGTAATTCCTGGATGGCATACAACAATTTTCCCTCCATACTTCGTTGCTGGAGCGGTTTTCTCAGGATTTGCGATGGTAAATACATTGTTGATCGTTATGAGAAAAGTTTCTAACCTTGAAGCATACATTACATTACAGCATATCGAGTTAATGAACATCATTATTATGATTACTGGTTCTATCGTAGGTGTTGCTTATATCACTGAGTTATTCGTAGCTTGGTATTCAGGAGTAGAATATGAGCAATATGCATTCTTAAACAGAGCTACTGGACCTTACTGGTGGGCATATTGGTCAATGATGACATGTAACGTGTTCTCTCCTCAGTTCATGTGGTTCAAAAAATTAAGAACAAGTATCATGTTCTCATTCATCATCTCGATTGTAGTAAACATCGGTATGTGGTTTGAAAGATTCGTAATTATTGTTACTTCTTTACATAGAGATTACCTTCCATCTTCTTGGACAATGTTCTCACCAACATTTGTTGATATTGGAATTTTCATTGGAACAATTGGTTTCTTCTTTGTATTGTTTTTATTATACTCTAGAACATTCCCTGTAATCGCTCAGGCAGAGGTAAAAACAATTTTGAAAGGAACAGGAGATAATTACATTAGAGAAAGAGCAAATAAAGATTCACATCATGAGTAA
- a CDS encoding cytochrome c oxidase subunit II, with translation MTSLLVIIVLVLLAVALWQLTKIFDLTQVGSSSDDSQVASDNDNNIQGYILFGFLAFIYIFTIYGLLKWGNLALHTPASEHGGLVDSLMNITWVLIFTVQVITQGLLYWFSFKYKGNKDKKALFFADSNKLEAIWSIIPSVVLACLILYGLYAWNNIMFVDKDEDVIEIELYAQQFKWTARYAGQDNVLGKANVRLIEGINTLGVDMSDPNSQDDIVVSELHIPKGKKVHFKMRSQDVLHSAYMPHFRAQMNCVPGMVTEFAFVPTYTTAEYRELPFMVEKVANINKLRAEKSAELVAKGGTALDPYTFDYLLLCNKICGASHYNMQMKVVVDTPEDYKKWLSEKTTLAQDIKAAKAAEKPAEGAAPTTDTTAKVKDTVKAVVDTVKAAVAKVAMK, from the coding sequence ATGACAAGTTTGTTGGTAATTATAGTTTTAGTTTTATTAGCAGTTGCACTATGGCAATTGACCAAGATTTTTGATCTTACTCAAGTAGGATCTTCTTCGGACGATTCTCAAGTTGCATCAGATAATGACAATAACATTCAGGGATATATTTTGTTTGGCTTTTTGGCATTCATTTATATATTTACTATTTATGGTTTACTAAAATGGGGTAATTTGGCGCTTCATACTCCTGCTTCAGAGCACGGTGGTTTAGTAGATAGTTTAATGAATATTACTTGGGTTTTGATCTTTACAGTTCAAGTTATTACTCAAGGTTTATTATACTGGTTTTCTTTTAAATACAAAGGAAATAAAGATAAAAAAGCATTATTCTTTGCAGATAGTAACAAATTAGAAGCAATCTGGAGTATTATTCCATCTGTTGTTTTAGCTTGTTTAATTCTTTACGGATTATATGCTTGGAATAACATTATGTTTGTTGATAAAGACGAAGATGTAATTGAAATTGAATTATACGCTCAGCAATTTAAATGGACAGCTAGATATGCTGGACAAGATAACGTTTTAGGAAAAGCTAACGTACGTTTAATTGAAGGTATCAACACATTAGGAGTTGATATGTCAGACCCTAACTCTCAGGATGATATTGTAGTTTCAGAACTGCATATTCCTAAAGGTAAAAAAGTACACTTCAAAATGCGTTCTCAAGACGTTTTACACTCAGCTTATATGCCTCACTTTAGAGCGCAGATGAACTGTGTTCCTGGAATGGTTACAGAATTTGCTTTCGTTCCAACTTATACTACTGCTGAATACAGAGAGCTTCCATTTATGGTTGAGAAAGTTGCGAATATTAATAAACTTAGAGCTGAAAAAAGTGCTGAGTTAGTTGCAAAAGGCGGTACAGCTTTAGATCCTTATACATTTGACTATTTATTATTATGTAATAAAATATGTGGAGCTTCACACTATAACATGCAAATGAAAGTTGTGGTTGACACTCCGGAAGATTATAAAAAATGGTTAAGTGAAAAAACTACTTTAGCTCAAGATATTAAAGCGGCAAAAGCTGCTGAAAAACCAGCTGAAGGAGCTGCTCCAACTACAGATACTACTGCAAAAGTAAAAGATACCGTAAAAGCGGTAGTTGATACTGTTAAAGCAGCTGTAGCTAAAGTTGCGATGAAATAA
- a CDS encoding c-type cytochrome, with protein MKRIYKITLLVGITILVSSCHNNSAPNYQYFPNMYESVAYEPYTEAKIFKGGKEGQLPVEGTINRGFEPYEYENSTAGYELAKANLKSPLTEEEKNSGKGKELFEIYCISCHGAAGNGKGKLVEREKFLGVPSYKDREITEGSIFHVETYGLNAMGSHANQLSAHERWLVADYVLKLKSQL; from the coding sequence ATGAAAAGGATATATAAAATAACACTTTTAGTTGGTATAACTATTTTAGTTTCATCTTGCCACAATAATTCGGCGCCAAACTATCAGTATTTCCCAAATATGTATGAGTCTGTTGCTTACGAGCCATATACAGAAGCAAAAATATTTAAAGGAGGAAAAGAAGGACAGCTTCCTGTTGAAGGAACTATCAATAGAGGTTTTGAACCTTATGAATATGAAAATTCTACAGCTGGTTATGAATTAGCAAAAGCTAATTTAAAATCACCTTTGACAGAAGAAGAGAAAAACTCTGGAAAAGGGAAAGAACTTTTCGAAATTTACTGTATTAGCTGCCATGGAGCTGCTGGTAACGGTAAAGGTAAATTGGTTGAAAGAGAAAAATTTCTTGGAGTACCTAGCTATAAAGACAGAGAAATCACTGAAGGTAGTATCTTTCATGTTGAGACTTATGGTTTAAATGCAATGGGTTCACATGCAAATCAATTAAGTGCTCACGAACGTTGGTTAGTTGCTGACTATGTTCTGAAACTAAAAAGCCAATTATAA
- a CDS encoding quinol:cytochrome C oxidoreductase produces the protein MYTFSSKLKTFSIILMVLGLLGIGYGFLSAPKDIQEVEKILAADAHGAHGTAHGESAEASHKEAGHHEAAEASHEEHKGGEHAKVGAADEHTEHLNHVLHQLQNKPWSALYVACIFFLLLSMGVLAFYAIQQVAQAGWSPVLFRVMQGITAYLPAGSIIFFIILVLCGLHFNHIFVWLGEGVTDPKSPNYDAIIAGKSGYLNFPFWIVRAFIFLLGWNIYRHFSRKNCLAQDEANDDLYYKKNFKISAGFLVFFIVSESIMAWDWIMSFDPHWFSTLFAWYVFASFFVSGITSIALITIYLKSKGYLEYVNTSHIHDLAKFMFGISVFWTYLWFSQFMLIWYANIPEEVTYFVTRIQLYNLPFFGAVVMNFVFPLLILINTDFKRLNWVVVMAGIVILLGHYVDFFNMIMPGTVGDKWFIGVPEIASILFFLGLFIFVVFTALTKSPLLAKRNPFIEESKHFHY, from the coding sequence ATGTATACATTTTCAAGTAAATTAAAAACTTTTTCTATCATCTTAATGGTTCTAGGACTATTAGGAATTGGGTATGGTTTTTTAAGTGCACCTAAAGATATTCAAGAAGTTGAAAAAATACTAGCAGCAGATGCTCACGGAGCTCACGGTACTGCACATGGGGAGTCTGCAGAGGCTTCACATAAAGAGGCAGGACATCATGAGGCTGCTGAAGCTTCACACGAAGAACACAAAGGAGGAGAACATGCAAAAGTTGGTGCAGCTGATGAGCACACTGAACACTTAAATCATGTATTGCACCAATTACAAAACAAACCTTGGTCTGCATTATATGTAGCTTGTATTTTCTTTTTACTACTTTCTATGGGGGTTTTAGCATTTTATGCTATTCAACAAGTTGCTCAGGCAGGTTGGTCTCCAGTTTTATTTAGAGTTATGCAGGGTATTACAGCTTACTTACCTGCTGGTTCTATCATTTTCTTCATAATTTTAGTTTTATGCGGATTACATTTTAATCATATATTTGTTTGGTTAGGTGAAGGAGTAACTGATCCTAAAAGCCCAAATTATGATGCAATCATTGCTGGAAAATCAGGTTATTTAAATTTCCCTTTCTGGATTGTAAGAGCTTTTATCTTTTTGCTAGGATGGAATATATACCGTCATTTTTCTAGAAAAAACTGTTTAGCTCAAGATGAGGCAAACGATGATCTTTACTACAAAAAGAATTTCAAAATCTCTGCTGGATTCTTAGTTTTCTTTATCGTATCTGAGTCTATTATGGCTTGGGATTGGATTATGTCATTTGATCCACACTGGTTCAGTACTTTGTTTGCATGGTATGTATTTGCTTCTTTCTTTGTAAGTGGTATTACTTCTATTGCTTTAATTACAATTTACTTAAAATCTAAAGGATATTTAGAATATGTAAATACTAGTCATATTCACGATTTAGCTAAATTCATGTTTGGTATTAGTGTTTTCTGGACTTACTTATGGTTCTCTCAGTTCATGTTGATCTGGTATGCTAATATTCCAGAAGAGGTAACTTATTTCGTAACAAGAATTCAATTATATAACCTTCCTTTCTTTGGTGCGGTTGTTATGAACTTTGTTTTCCCATTATTGATATTAATTAATACAGACTTCAAACGTCTTAACTGGGTTGTAGTTATGGCAGGTATTGTAATCTTATTAGGTCACTATGTTGATTTCTTTAATATGATTATGCCTGGTACAGTTGGAGACAAATGGTTTATTGGAGTTCCTGAAATTGCATCTATTCTTTTCTTCTTAGGTTTATTTATATTTGTTGTATTTACTGCATTAACTAAATCTCCTTTGCTTGCAAAAAGAAATCCTTTCATCGAAGAAAGTAAACATTTTCATTATTAA
- a CDS encoding TAT-variant-translocated molybdopterin oxidoreductase: protein MSSNKKYWKSVEELENSSIVEALRNNEFVEEIPTEEFLGNADALASSGTSRRDFLKYVGFSTAAVTLAACEGPVHKSIPYVLQPEQIIPGVADYYATTVFDGFDFANLLVKTREGRPIKIENNTIAGAKFSANARIHASILGLYDSMRLKEPKLDGKNSSWSAVDLKIKSSLADAKAKGGQVVLLTNTLASPTTEKLIGEFIAKNPNAKHVVYDAVSSSDALDAFETVYGERALVDYDFSKASLIVSVGADFLGDWQGGGYDAGYAKGRIPQNGKMSRHFQFESNMTLSGAAADKRVPMTTADQKQALVQIYNIVVGASVPVSLDAKFKAEVVKAAQQLKAAGTKGILVSGIEDKNAQLLVLAINQALASEAFSTAGTRQIRKGSNAVVAQLIKDMNAGSVHTLIMSGVNPVYTLADSASFVSGLKKVKTSVAFSLKEDETAAVSTIAAAAPHYLESWGDVEITKGTYSLTQPTIRPIFDTKQFQDVLLSVNGTPGNFYDYLKANSGAIIAGSSWNKVLHDGIFVVGSAALAGGSYDFAGAASLLSKAKSSGELELVLYTKTGMGDGQHANNPWLQEFPDPITRVSWDNYVTVSNADAKKFNLSNEIVANGGLNGSYATITTADGNKLENVPVIVQPGQAVGTVGLAVGYGRKAALKEEMQVGINAYALYKNFNSVQSITLAKANGEHEFACVQGQKTLMGRGDIIKETTLEIFNTQDAKHWNEQPMVSLDHQEVEATTVDLWESFDRTTGHHFNLSIDLNACTGCGACVIACHAENNVPVVGKAEVRRSRDMHWLRIDRYYSSESTFEGDNERKEGIAGLSSSLSTFNEMEKPGDNPQVAFQPVMCQHCNHAPCETVCPVAATSHGRQGQNHMAYNRCVGTRYCANNCPYKVRRFNWFLYNKNSEFDYHMNDDLGRMVLNPDVNVRSRGVMEKCSFCIQSTQAVILEAKRQGRVVGKDEFNNACACSAACSSGAMVFGDVNDKESEVAKLAESERMYHLLEHVGTKPNVFYHVKVRNT, encoded by the coding sequence ATGTCATCAAACAAAAAATACTGGAAAAGTGTTGAAGAGCTAGAAAATAGCTCTATTGTTGAGGCGCTTAGAAATAACGAATTTGTTGAAGAGATTCCTACAGAAGAATTTCTAGGGAATGCAGATGCTTTAGCTTCATCTGGAACTTCACGTCGTGACTTTTTAAAGTACGTAGGATTTAGTACTGCGGCAGTTACACTTGCTGCTTGTGAAGGTCCTGTGCACAAGTCTATCCCTTATGTATTACAACCAGAGCAAATCATTCCTGGTGTTGCAGATTATTATGCAACTACTGTTTTTGACGGTTTTGATTTTGCAAATCTTTTGGTAAAAACTCGTGAGGGTCGTCCAATTAAAATTGAAAACAACACCATTGCTGGTGCTAAGTTTTCTGCCAATGCAAGAATTCATGCTTCTATCTTAGGTTTATATGATAGTATGCGTTTGAAAGAACCTAAATTGGATGGGAAAAACAGCAGTTGGTCAGCAGTTGATTTAAAAATTAAATCAAGTTTAGCTGATGCAAAAGCTAAAGGAGGTCAAGTAGTATTATTGACTAACACATTAGCGAGCCCAACTACTGAAAAATTAATTGGTGAATTTATCGCTAAAAATCCAAATGCTAAGCATGTAGTTTATGATGCGGTTTCTTCTTCTGATGCTTTAGATGCATTTGAAACTGTATACGGAGAAAGAGCTTTAGTTGATTACGATTTTTCAAAAGCGTCATTAATTGTATCTGTTGGTGCTGATTTCTTAGGAGACTGGCAAGGTGGTGGATATGATGCTGGATATGCAAAAGGACGTATTCCTCAAAACGGAAAGATGTCTCGTCATTTTCAGTTTGAATCAAATATGACATTATCTGGAGCAGCTGCTGATAAGCGTGTTCCAATGACTACAGCTGATCAAAAACAAGCCTTAGTTCAAATATATAATATTGTTGTTGGTGCTTCAGTTCCTGTTTCTTTAGATGCGAAATTTAAAGCAGAAGTTGTAAAAGCGGCTCAGCAATTAAAAGCAGCGGGTACAAAAGGAATTTTAGTATCTGGAATCGAAGATAAAAATGCTCAGTTATTAGTTTTAGCTATTAACCAGGCATTAGCTAGTGAAGCTTTTAGTACTGCTGGTACAAGACAAATTAGAAAAGGTTCTAATGCTGTTGTAGCTCAATTAATAAAAGATATGAATGCTGGAAGTGTTCACACTTTAATTATGAGCGGAGTTAATCCTGTTTACACTTTAGCTGATTCTGCTTCATTTGTATCTGGATTGAAAAAAGTTAAAACATCTGTTGCATTCTCTTTAAAAGAAGATGAAACAGCTGCTGTATCTACAATCGCTGCTGCAGCGCCTCATTATTTAGAGTCTTGGGGAGATGTAGAGATTACAAAAGGAACTTATAGCTTAACTCAGCCAACTATTCGTCCGATCTTTGATACAAAACAATTTCAAGATGTTTTACTATCAGTAAACGGTACACCAGGAAACTTCTATGATTATTTAAAAGCTAATTCTGGAGCAATCATTGCTGGTTCTTCTTGGAATAAAGTTTTACATGATGGAATTTTTGTAGTTGGTTCTGCTGCTTTAGCTGGTGGTTCTTATGATTTCGCCGGAGCTGCAAGTTTACTTTCTAAAGCAAAATCTTCTGGAGAACTTGAATTAGTATTATATACTAAAACTGGTATGGGAGATGGTCAGCATGCAAACAACCCTTGGTTGCAAGAGTTCCCAGATCCAATTACGAGAGTATCTTGGGATAACTATGTTACAGTTTCAAATGCTGATGCGAAGAAATTCAATTTATCAAATGAAATCGTTGCTAACGGAGGTTTAAATGGTAGTTATGCTACAATTACAACTGCTGATGGAAACAAACTAGAAAATGTGCCAGTTATTGTTCAGCCAGGACAAGCTGTTGGTACAGTTGGTCTAGCTGTTGGATACGGTCGTAAAGCGGCTTTAAAAGAAGAAATGCAAGTAGGTATTAATGCTTACGCTTTATATAAAAATTTCAATAGTGTTCAGTCTATTACACTTGCTAAGGCAAATGGAGAACATGAGTTTGCTTGTGTTCAAGGACAGAAAACTTTAATGGGTAGAGGAGATATTATTAAAGAAACTACTTTAGAGATCTTCAATACTCAAGATGCAAAACATTGGAACGAACAGCCAATGGTATCTTTAGATCATCAGGAAGTAGAGGCTACTACTGTAGATTTATGGGAATCATTTGATCGTACTACTGGACATCACTTTAACTTATCAATCGACTTAAATGCTTGTACTGGATGTGGAGCCTGCGTTATCGCTTGTCACGCTGAAAACAACGTTCCAGTTGTAGGTAAAGCAGAAGTTAGAAGAAGCCGTGATATGCACTGGTTACGTATCGACAGATACTATTCTTCTGAAAGCACTTTTGAAGGTGATAACGAAAGAAAAGAAGGAATTGCTGGTTTATCTAGTTCATTATCTACATTTAATGAAATGGAAAAACCTGGAGATAATCCACAAGTAGCATTCCAGCCGGTAATGTGTCAACACTGTAACCACGCACCGTGTGAAACTGTTTGTCCAGTTGCGGCAACTTCTCACGGTCGTCAAGGTCAGAATCACATGGCATATAACAGATGTGTTGGTACTCGTTACTGTGCGAACAACTGTCCTTATAAAGTTCGTCGTTTCAACTGGTTCTTGTACAACAAAAACAGTGAATTCGATTATCATATGAATGACGATTTAGGTCGTATGGTGTTAAACCCAGACGTAAACGTTCGTTCTCGTGGAGTTATGGAAAAATGTTCTTTCTGTATCCAAAGTACTCAAGCAGTTATCCTTGAAGCTAAACGTCAAGGTAGAGTTGTAGGTAAAGATGAGTTCAACAATGCTTGTGCTTGTTCTGCAGCTTGTTCTTCTGGTGCTATGGTATTCGGAGATGTAAATGATAAAGAAAGCGAAGTTGCTAAATTAGCAGAAAGCGAAAGAATGTATCATTTATTAGAGCATGTTGGTACAAAACCAAATGTTTTCTATCACGTAAAAGTTAGAAACACTTAG
- a CDS encoding cytochrome c oxidase subunit I, with translation MSAEAHGHDHGHDHEHEHHHKDTFITKYIFSIDHKMIAKQYLITGIVMGVIGIAMSLLFRMQLAWPEESFKIFNVLLGDKFAPDGVMANDIYLALVTIHGTIMVFFVLTAGLSGTFSNLLIPLQIGARDMASGFMNMISYWLFFLSAVVMLSSLFVEAGPASAGWTIYPPLSALPQAIPGSGTGMTLWLVSMAIFIASSLMGSLNYIVTVINLRTKGMSMTRLPLTIWTFFVTAIIGVISFPVLLSAALLLIFDRSFGTSFFLSDIYIAGEVLHYQGGSPVLFEHLFWFLGHPEVYIVILPAMGLVSEIMATNSRKPIFGYRAMIMSVLAIAFLSTIVWGHHMFISGMNPFLGSVFTFTTLLVAIPSAVKAFNWITTLWKGNLQFNPAMLFSIGMVSTFITGGLTGIILGDSTLDINVHDTYFVIAHFHLVMGISALYGMFAGIYHWFPKMYGRMLNKNLGYIHFWITAVCAYGVFFPMHFIGLAGLPRRYYTNTNFPLFDDLQNVNVLITTFALVGGAFQLVFLYNFFSSIFYGKKAVQNPWKSTTLEWTTPVEHIHGNWPGEIPHVYRWPYDYSNPNHDVDFVPQNVPMKEGEEVLHH, from the coding sequence ATGTCAGCAGAAGCGCACGGTCACGATCACGGACACGATCACGAGCACGAACATCATCATAAAGACACGTTCATTACTAAATATATTTTTAGTATTGATCACAAAATGATTGCTAAACAATACTTAATTACAGGTATTGTTATGGGAGTAATTGGGATTGCAATGTCCTTGCTTTTCAGAATGCAATTAGCGTGGCCAGAAGAGTCTTTTAAAATATTCAATGTTTTATTAGGAGATAAATTTGCACCTGATGGTGTAATGGCTAATGATATTTATCTTGCTTTAGTTACAATTCATGGTACCATTATGGTATTCTTTGTACTTACGGCAGGTTTAAGTGGAACTTTTAGTAACTTACTTATTCCACTTCAAATTGGAGCGCGAGATATGGCTTCTGGATTTATGAACATGATTTCATACTGGTTGTTTTTCTTATCTGCTGTAGTAATGTTAAGTTCTTTATTTGTTGAAGCTGGACCAGCTTCTGCAGGTTGGACAATTTATCCTCCATTAAGTGCATTGCCTCAAGCAATTCCTGGATCTGGAACAGGTATGACTTTATGGTTAGTTTCAATGGCTATATTTATTGCATCTTCTTTAATGGGATCATTAAACTACATTGTAACTGTTATTAACTTAAGAACAAAAGGAATGTCTATGACTAGACTTCCTCTTACAATCTGGACATTTTTCGTAACAGCTATTATTGGTGTTATTTCATTCCCAGTATTATTATCTGCAGCCTTATTATTGATTTTTGACAGAAGTTTTGGTACTTCATTCTTCTTATCAGATATCTATATTGCTGGAGAGGTTTTACACTACCAAGGAGGTTCTCCAGTATTGTTTGAGCACTTATTTTGGTTCTTAGGTCACCCTGAGGTTTACATTGTAATCTTACCGGCAATGGGACTTGTTTCTGAAATTATGGCTACGAACTCTCGTAAACCAATCTTCGGATATAGAGCGATGATTATGTCTGTTCTTGCAATTGCATTCTTATCAACTATTGTATGGGGTCACCACATGTTTATTTCTGGTATGAATCCTTTCTTAGGATCTGTATTTACTTTTACAACTTTATTGGTTGCAATTCCATCTGCTGTAAAAGCGTTCAACTGGATTACAACTTTATGGAAAGGTAACTTACAATTCAATCCTGCAATGTTATTCTCTATTGGAATGGTTTCTACTTTCATCACTGGAGGTTTAACAGGAATCATTTTAGGAGATAGTACTTTAGATATTAACGTTCATGATACTTACTTTGTAATTGCTCACTTTCACTTAGTAATGGGTATCTCTGCACTTTACGGAATGTTTGCTGGTATTTATCACTGGTTCCCTAAAATGTACGGAAGAATGTTAAACAAAAATTTAGGTTATATTCACTTCTGGATTACAGCAGTTTGTGCTTATGGAGTTTTCTTCCCAATGCACTTTATCGGATTAGCTGGTTTACCAAGACGTTACTATACAAATACTAACTTCCCATTATTTGATGATTTACAAAATGTGAATGTTTTAATTACAACATTTGCTCTTGTAGGAGGTGCATTCCAGTTAGTATTCTTATACAACTTCTTTAGCAGTATTTTCTATGGTAAAAAAGCTGTTCAAAACCCATGGAAATCTACAACTTTAGAGTGGACTACTCCAGTTGAACATATCCACGGAAACTGGCCGGGAGAAATTCCTCACGTATATCGTTGGCCGTATGACTACAGTAACCCAAATCATGATGTAGATTTTGTTCCTCAAAATGTACCAATGAAAGAAGGTGAAGAAGTTTTACACCACTAA